The following proteins come from a genomic window of Actinomarinicola tropica:
- a CDS encoding alpha/beta fold hydrolase — MASFDRDGATIHYDDEGRGHPVLLIAPGGMRSANEVWGNMPWNPRTALADGYRLIGMDQRNAGRSTAPVTGDEGWATYAADQLALLDHLGIERCHVLGMCIGGPYILGLLQAAPDRFDSAVLLQPVGIDDNRAALEEMFDAWRADIADRHPEADDAAWASYRSHMWDGEFVLTASPEQAAAIRTPILLLKGNDLYHPASTSDALAATLPDVTYVERWKDDESLPATDATIKEFLARHTP, encoded by the coding sequence ATGGCGAGCTTCGACCGTGACGGTGCCACGATCCACTACGACGACGAGGGCCGCGGCCACCCCGTGCTGCTCATCGCGCCCGGCGGGATGCGCTCCGCCAACGAGGTCTGGGGGAACATGCCGTGGAACCCGCGGACGGCCCTCGCCGACGGCTACCGGCTCATCGGCATGGACCAGCGCAACGCCGGCCGCTCGACGGCCCCCGTCACCGGTGACGAGGGTTGGGCCACCTACGCCGCCGACCAGCTGGCGCTGCTCGACCACCTGGGGATCGAGCGCTGCCACGTCCTCGGCATGTGCATCGGCGGCCCGTACATCCTGGGGCTGCTCCAGGCCGCTCCCGACCGGTTCGACAGCGCGGTGCTGCTCCAGCCGGTCGGCATCGACGACAACCGCGCGGCGCTCGAGGAGATGTTCGACGCCTGGCGGGCCGACATCGCCGACCGGCACCCCGAGGCCGACGACGCGGCGTGGGCCTCGTACCGCTCGCACATGTGGGACGGCGAGTTCGTGCTCACGGCGTCGCCCGAGCAGGCGGCGGCGATCCGCACGCCGATCCTCCTGCTGAAGGGGAACGACCTGTACCACCCGGCGTCGACCTCGGACGCCCTGGCCGCCACGCTGCCCGACGTCACCTACGTCGAGCGGTGGAAGGACGACGAGAGCCTCCCGGCCACCGACGCGACGATCAAGGAGTTCCTCGCCCGTCACACCCCCTGA
- a CDS encoding MBL fold metallo-hydrolase: MVDVHVIETPGLGDRSYVATDGDVAVVVDPQRDVDRVLDVVGDARITHVFETHVHNDYVTGGFALARRTGAAYVLNADDEVAFERTPIRDGETVTSGSMAITAVSTPGHTPTHLSYVLSVDDHPIAVFTGGSMLFGAVGRTDLIDPAIAEELTRQQFRSARRLAASLPDDTEVFPTHGFGSFCSATETKGDASTIGKEKQQNNALTSDEDDFVDELLSGLTAYPRYYAHMGPLNLEGPSGPDLSLPALVDPVVLRARIDAGEWVVDLRARRAFAAGHAPGTISVELADPFATHLGWAIPWGTPLTLVGDDEDQVLEARRHLVRIGIDQLAGASVDAPEVLSPDGRPASYRRATFADLADELPRRGDDIAVLDVRRPDEWTDGHIAGATLIPFWELEHRMDEVPAGEVWVHCQSGYRASIGASLVDRAGGRTVVHIDDEWDAVADTDLPVDRGHGHD, encoded by the coding sequence ATGGTCGACGTGCACGTGATCGAGACGCCCGGACTGGGCGACCGCAGCTACGTGGCCACCGACGGGGACGTCGCCGTCGTGGTCGACCCGCAGCGCGACGTCGACCGCGTGCTCGACGTCGTCGGCGATGCACGGATCACCCACGTGTTCGAGACCCACGTCCACAACGACTACGTCACCGGCGGGTTCGCCCTGGCCCGCCGCACCGGCGCGGCCTACGTGCTCAACGCCGACGACGAGGTCGCCTTCGAGCGCACGCCGATCCGCGACGGCGAGACGGTGACGTCGGGGAGCATGGCGATCACCGCGGTGTCCACGCCGGGCCACACCCCGACCCACCTCTCCTACGTCCTGTCGGTCGACGACCACCCGATCGCCGTCTTCACCGGCGGATCGATGCTGTTCGGCGCCGTCGGCCGCACGGACCTGATCGACCCGGCGATCGCCGAGGAGCTCACCCGCCAGCAGTTCCGGTCGGCGCGCCGGTTGGCCGCGTCGCTGCCCGATGACACCGAGGTGTTCCCCACCCACGGGTTCGGGAGCTTCTGCTCGGCGACCGAGACCAAGGGCGACGCCTCCACGATCGGCAAGGAGAAGCAGCAGAACAACGCGCTGACCTCCGACGAGGACGACTTCGTCGACGAGCTGCTGTCCGGCCTCACCGCGTATCCCCGGTACTACGCCCACATGGGACCCCTGAACCTGGAGGGCCCCTCCGGGCCGGACCTGTCCCTGCCCGCGCTCGTCGACCCGGTCGTGCTGCGCGCCCGCATCGACGCGGGGGAGTGGGTCGTCGACCTGCGGGCCCGACGGGCCTTCGCCGCCGGCCACGCGCCCGGCACGATCTCGGTGGAGCTGGCCGATCCGTTCGCCACCCACCTCGGGTGGGCGATCCCCTGGGGCACGCCGCTCACGCTGGTGGGCGACGACGAGGACCAGGTCCTCGAGGCTCGCCGCCACCTGGTGCGCATCGGCATCGACCAGCTGGCCGGCGCCTCGGTCGACGCGCCCGAAGTCCTCTCGCCGGACGGACGTCCGGCGTCGTACCGGCGCGCGACCTTCGCCGACCTCGCCGACGAGCTGCCGCGGCGTGGCGACGACATCGCGGTGCTCGACGTGCGCCGGCCCGACGAGTGGACCGACGGTCACATCGCCGGTGCCACGCTCATCCCGTTCTGGGAGCTGGAGCATCGGATGGACGAGGTGCCGGCGGGCGAGGTGTGGGTGCACTGCCAGTCCGGCTACCGGGCGTCGATCGGCGCGTCGCTCGTCGACCGGGCCGGCGGCCGCACCGTCGTGCACATCGACGACGAGTGGGACGCCGTCGCCGACACCGACCTGCCGGTCGACCGCGGCCACGGGCACGACTGA
- a CDS encoding HpcH/HpaI aldolase/citrate lyase family protein yields the protein MDLRQVPLRSALFTPATRPERVGKLPGTGTDLGVVDLEDAVAPTAKGAARAQAREACRALLAAEPAFRLAVRVNAPLSEHVEADVAEALVPGLAAVVVPKVESADDLARVRQLCDDAGLADVALLAGIESALGVLRLDDVLAPGLASAAYFGAEDYVSDLGGERTAEGREVLYARSHVALVARVHGVPVLDQIVPAYDDDDRFRADAAEGRSLGYGGKLCIHPRQVALALEAFTPSADALDRARRLVAHYEEALDAGVGVVTFDGQMVDQPMLRHARSVLSAAGEGS from the coding sequence ATGGACCTCCGGCAGGTGCCGCTGCGCTCGGCGCTGTTCACGCCGGCCACCCGCCCCGAGCGGGTGGGCAAGCTGCCGGGCACGGGCACCGACCTCGGCGTCGTCGACCTCGAGGACGCCGTCGCCCCGACGGCCAAGGGTGCCGCACGCGCCCAGGCGCGCGAGGCCTGCCGCGCGCTCCTCGCGGCCGAACCGGCGTTCCGGCTCGCGGTGCGCGTCAACGCCCCGCTCTCGGAGCACGTCGAGGCCGACGTCGCCGAGGCCCTGGTGCCCGGTCTCGCCGCGGTCGTCGTGCCGAAGGTCGAGAGCGCCGACGACCTGGCCCGGGTGCGGCAGCTGTGCGACGACGCCGGCCTGGCGGACGTCGCGCTGCTCGCCGGCATCGAGTCCGCCCTCGGGGTGCTGCGCCTCGACGACGTGCTCGCGCCAGGGCTCGCGTCGGCGGCCTACTTCGGCGCCGAGGACTACGTCAGCGACCTCGGCGGCGAGCGCACGGCCGAGGGACGCGAGGTCCTCTACGCCCGCTCGCACGTCGCGCTCGTCGCTCGGGTCCACGGCGTCCCGGTGCTCGACCAGATCGTCCCCGCCTACGACGACGACGACCGCTTCCGCGCCGACGCGGCCGAGGGCCGGTCGCTCGGCTACGGCGGGAAGCTCTGCATCCACCCCCGCCAGGTCGCGCTGGCGCTCGAGGCGTTCACGCCGTCGGCCGACGCGCTCGACCGGGCCCGGCGCCTCGTCGCGCACTACGAGGAGGCCCTCGACGCCGGCGTCGGCGTCGTCACCTTCGACGGGCAGATGGTCGACCAGCCGATGCTGCGCCACGCCCGATCCGTCCTGTCCGCCGCCGGAGAGGGGAGCTGA
- a CDS encoding serine hydrolase domain-containing protein: protein MAPITGHCDPRFAAVEEAFRANFDERGEVGAAVCVRLRGETVVDLAGGWADAAFRTPWTLDTVVDVYSVGKAVIGTLALQLVDEGLLDLDAPLGEVWPELAAGGTERATLRHALSHRAGLPAIAEPLTDDDLWDWDRMCAALAATPAWFAPGSRHVYHVNTYGHLLGEVVRRATGATPSERLAAVTEPLGLDLWFGVPDHALDRCADVLWASPSGGPRPDPETLDHESRMNLLAHFNPPGYSSIGVVNSPQWRAAVVPSTNSHASARAIAGLYAALLEPGRVLSGEVLAEATTPQSVGPCPILGEDVSFGLGFQPTTARRPLGPNPRSFGHFGSGGALGYADPDSGVAFGYVMNHLIPRWQSSRNRALIDALHGCLA, encoded by the coding sequence GTGGCACCCATAACCGGGCACTGCGACCCACGGTTCGCCGCCGTCGAGGAGGCGTTCCGCGCCAACTTCGACGAGCGGGGCGAGGTCGGCGCCGCGGTCTGCGTCCGCCTCCGTGGCGAGACGGTCGTCGACCTCGCCGGAGGCTGGGCCGACGCCGCGTTCCGGACGCCCTGGACCCTCGACACCGTCGTCGACGTGTACTCGGTGGGCAAGGCCGTCATCGGCACCCTCGCCCTCCAGCTGGTCGACGAGGGCCTCCTCGACCTCGACGCACCGCTCGGCGAGGTCTGGCCCGAGCTGGCGGCCGGCGGCACCGAACGGGCGACGCTGCGCCACGCGCTGTCCCACCGCGCCGGCCTCCCGGCCATCGCCGAGCCGCTCACCGACGACGACCTGTGGGACTGGGACCGCATGTGCGCGGCGCTGGCGGCGACGCCGGCGTGGTTCGCACCCGGCTCACGGCACGTGTACCACGTCAACACCTACGGCCACCTGCTCGGCGAGGTCGTGCGCCGAGCCACCGGTGCCACACCCTCCGAGCGCCTGGCGGCGGTCACCGAGCCACTCGGGCTCGACCTCTGGTTCGGGGTGCCCGACCACGCCCTCGACCGCTGCGCCGACGTCCTGTGGGCCAGCCCGTCGGGAGGCCCACGACCCGACCCCGAGACGCTCGACCACGAGTCGCGCATGAACCTCCTCGCGCACTTCAACCCGCCGGGCTACTCCTCGATCGGCGTCGTCAACTCACCGCAGTGGCGTGCGGCGGTCGTCCCGTCGACGAACTCCCACGCCAGCGCGCGGGCGATCGCCGGCCTCTACGCCGCGCTCCTCGAACCCGGTCGGGTGCTGTCCGGCGAGGTGCTCGCCGAGGCCACGACGCCGCAGTCGGTCGGTCCGTGCCCGATCCTCGGCGAGGACGTGTCCTTCGGGCTCGGCTTCCAGCCGACGACGGCACGCCGGCCGCTCGGCCCGAACCCCCGCAGCTTCGGTCACTTCGGCTCCGGCGGGGCGCTCGGCTACGCCGACCCGGACAGCGGCGTCGCGTTCGGGTACGTGATGAACCACCTGATCCCTCGGTGGCAGAGCAGTCGCAACCGGGCGCTCATCGACGCGCTCCACGGTTGCCTCGCCTGA
- a CDS encoding catalase produces MATTPRSTRRARTTAPEAFEVGPGGETHQAVGRGEARLTTQQGVPIADDQSSLTVGERGPTLLEDFIFREKMFHFDHERIPERIVHARGYGAHGHFETYESLTDITTADLFQRPGERTPVFVRFSTVAGNKGSFDLARDARGFAVKFYTQEGNWDLVSNNIPVFFIQDAMKFPDLVHSVKQEPDRGFPQATAAHDNFWDFVSLMPESTHMVLWAMSDRAIPRSLRFMEGFAVHTFRFIDADGRSTFVKFHWKPLGGMQSVVWNEAVKINGADPDHHRRDLWDAIGRGDLPEWELGIQAFDDEFADSFDFDVLDPTKIIPEELVPVRRVGKMVLDRVVDNFFAETEQVAFCPANVVPGIGFTNDPLLQGRLFSYLDTQLKRLGSPNFTQLPINAPKCPFSHFQQDGHMAFTNPKGRANYEPNSWSGDERGPREDPISGYRSAAVQESGTTRRTRPASFADHYSQARQFFLSQTPPEQRHIVGAFVFELSKVETEAIRARMVANLRNVDEDLAEMVAEGLGLPLPERATPAVEPIDLPESPALSILLNGPGSFAGRTLGILVTDGADAKTLANLRDAAEAEGARVQLVAPKVGGVTTSDTTHHPADHKVDGGPSVLFDAVAIVTSEQGATVLAGHAPARDWVTDAHAHCKFVAFVPSARTLLDAAGISDEIDEGYVELDRRKTTAARFLKMCRDLRLWDREPEVAAV; encoded by the coding sequence ATGGCCACGACCCCACGCTCCACGCGCCGCGCCCGCACGACGGCGCCGGAGGCCTTCGAGGTCGGTCCGGGCGGTGAGACGCACCAGGCGGTCGGGCGGGGCGAGGCCCGCCTGACGACGCAGCAGGGCGTCCCGATCGCCGACGACCAGAGCTCGCTCACCGTCGGTGAGCGCGGGCCGACCCTCCTCGAGGACTTCATCTTCCGGGAGAAGATGTTCCACTTCGACCACGAGCGGATCCCCGAGCGGATCGTGCACGCCCGCGGCTACGGCGCCCACGGCCACTTCGAGACCTACGAGTCGCTCACCGACATCACCACCGCCGACCTGTTCCAGCGGCCCGGCGAGCGGACGCCGGTGTTCGTGCGCTTCTCGACCGTGGCCGGCAACAAGGGCTCGTTCGACCTGGCCCGCGACGCCCGGGGCTTCGCGGTGAAGTTCTACACACAGGAGGGCAACTGGGACCTCGTCAGCAACAACATCCCGGTCTTCTTCATCCAGGACGCCATGAAGTTCCCCGACCTCGTCCACTCGGTGAAGCAGGAGCCCGACCGTGGCTTCCCCCAGGCCACCGCGGCCCACGACAACTTCTGGGACTTCGTGTCGCTGATGCCCGAGTCGACCCACATGGTCCTCTGGGCGATGTCCGACCGGGCGATCCCCCGCTCGTTGCGCTTCATGGAGGGCTTCGCGGTCCACACCTTCCGGTTCATCGACGCCGACGGCCGGTCCACCTTCGTCAAGTTCCACTGGAAGCCGCTCGGCGGCATGCAGTCGGTCGTGTGGAACGAGGCCGTCAAGATCAACGGCGCCGACCCCGACCACCACCGCCGCGACCTCTGGGACGCCATCGGCCGAGGCGACCTCCCAGAGTGGGAGCTCGGCATCCAGGCCTTCGACGACGAGTTCGCCGACAGCTTCGACTTCGACGTCCTCGACCCCACCAAGATCATCCCCGAGGAGCTCGTCCCCGTCCGCCGGGTCGGGAAGATGGTGCTCGACCGCGTCGTCGACAACTTCTTCGCCGAGACCGAGCAGGTGGCCTTCTGCCCGGCCAACGTCGTCCCTGGCATCGGCTTCACCAACGACCCGCTCCTCCAGGGCCGGCTCTTCTCCTACCTCGACACCCAGCTCAAGCGCCTCGGCAGCCCCAACTTCACCCAGCTGCCGATCAACGCGCCGAAGTGCCCGTTCTCGCACTTCCAGCAGGACGGCCACATGGCGTTCACCAACCCCAAGGGGCGGGCGAACTACGAGCCGAACTCGTGGTCCGGCGATGAGCGGGGGCCGCGGGAGGACCCGATCTCCGGCTACCGCAGCGCTGCCGTCCAGGAGTCGGGGACGACCCGTCGCACCCGGCCTGCGTCGTTCGCCGACCACTACAGCCAGGCCCGGCAGTTCTTCCTCAGCCAGACGCCGCCCGAGCAGCGCCACATCGTGGGCGCCTTCGTGTTCGAGCTGTCGAAGGTCGAGACCGAGGCCATCCGGGCCCGCATGGTCGCCAACCTCCGCAACGTCGACGAGGACCTCGCAGAGATGGTCGCCGAAGGACTGGGGCTCCCCCTCCCCGAGCGCGCCACGCCGGCCGTCGAACCGATCGACCTTCCCGAGTCGCCGGCGCTCTCCATCCTCCTCAACGGGCCCGGGTCGTTCGCCGGGCGGACGCTCGGCATCCTCGTCACCGACGGGGCCGATGCCAAGACCCTCGCCAACCTGCGCGACGCGGCCGAGGCCGAGGGGGCGCGGGTCCAGCTCGTCGCCCCGAAGGTCGGGGGCGTCACCACCTCCGACACGACGCACCACCCCGCCGACCACAAGGTCGACGGCGGGCCGTCCGTCCTCTTCGACGCCGTCGCCATCGTGACCTCCGAGCAGGGTGCCACCGTGCTCGCCGGCCACGCGCCGGCCCGTGACTGGGTCACCGACGCCCATGCCCACTGCAAGTTCGTCGCCTTCGTCCCCTCCGCACGCACGCTGCTCGACGCGGCGGGCATCAGCGACGAGATCGACGAGGGCTACGTCGAGCTCGACCGTCGCAAGACGACGGCCGCCCGCTTCCTCAAGATGTGCCGGGACCTGCGCCTGTGGGATCGCGAGCCGGAGGTCGCCGCGGTCTGA
- a CDS encoding MaoC family dehydratase codes for MWFEEFEVGQVVQHALTRTVTEADNVLFTTMTMNPQPLHLDAEFAKGTEFGQPLVNSLFTLGLVVGISVHETTLGTTVANLGFTSIEFPAPVFHGDTIHVETEVLAVRPSRSRPGQGIVELEHRGHNQRDELVAVARRSALMRGRG; via the coding sequence ATGTGGTTCGAGGAGTTCGAGGTCGGCCAGGTCGTGCAGCACGCGCTGACCCGGACCGTCACCGAGGCCGACAACGTCCTGTTCACGACGATGACGATGAACCCCCAGCCGCTCCACCTCGACGCCGAGTTCGCCAAGGGCACCGAGTTCGGCCAGCCCCTCGTCAACAGCCTGTTCACCCTCGGCCTCGTCGTCGGCATCAGCGTCCACGAGACGACGCTCGGCACCACGGTCGCCAACCTCGGCTTCACGTCGATCGAGTTCCCCGCCCCCGTGTTCCACGGCGACACGATCCACGTCGAGACCGAGGTGCTGGCGGTGCGACCGTCACGCAGCCGACCTGGCCAGGGCATCGTCGAGCTCGAGCACCGGGGTCACAACCAGCGCGACGAGCTCGTCGCCGTCGCCCGCCGCTCCGCCCTCATGCGGGGCCGGGGTTGA
- a CDS encoding alpha/beta fold hydrolase — protein MANVDSGGVRIDYDVHGPEDGRVVLLLHGFPDDRSLWRHQVGPLVDAGFRVVVPDQRGYGRSDKPAEVDAYNLLFLAGDALAVLDDVGATTASVVGHDWGAPVAWSLASMASERVDRLVALSVGHPTVMSDPGWEQRRWSWYMLLFQFEDVAERWMTDDGGARFLDWSSHPEGAEVVDRLVATGSLTPALNWYRANVHPRSMLEPPPALPPVQAPTTGVWSSDDMALTEQQMVRSGEHCANGFRYERFDGIGHWIPLEAPERLNALLLDVLA, from the coding sequence ATGGCGAACGTCGACAGCGGTGGGGTCCGGATCGACTACGACGTGCACGGTCCGGAGGACGGCCGGGTGGTGCTGCTGCTCCACGGCTTCCCCGACGATCGCAGCCTCTGGCGCCACCAGGTCGGCCCGCTGGTCGACGCCGGCTTCCGCGTCGTCGTGCCCGACCAGCGGGGCTACGGGCGCTCCGACAAGCCCGCCGAGGTCGACGCCTACAACCTCCTGTTCCTCGCCGGCGACGCGCTGGCGGTGCTCGACGACGTCGGCGCCACCACGGCGTCGGTGGTCGGCCACGACTGGGGCGCGCCGGTCGCGTGGTCGCTCGCGTCGATGGCCTCCGAGCGGGTCGACCGGTTGGTCGCGCTCTCCGTCGGGCACCCCACGGTGATGTCCGACCCGGGGTGGGAGCAGCGCCGCTGGTCCTGGTACATGCTCCTCTTCCAGTTCGAGGACGTCGCCGAGCGCTGGATGACCGACGACGGCGGCGCCCGCTTCCTCGACTGGAGCAGCCACCCGGAGGGCGCAGAGGTCGTCGACCGGCTCGTGGCGACCGGCTCGTTGACGCCGGCGCTGAACTGGTACCGGGCCAACGTCCACCCCCGCTCGATGCTCGAGCCGCCGCCGGCCCTGCCGCCCGTGCAGGCACCCACCACCGGCGTGTGGTCGAGCGACGACATGGCCCTCACCGAGCAGCAGATGGTGCGCTCCGGCGAGCACTGCGCGAACGGCTTCCGCTACGAGCGCTTCGACGGCATCGGTCACTGGATCCCGCTCGAGGCACCCGAGCGGCTGAACGCCCTCCTCCTCGACGTGCTGGCCTGA
- a CDS encoding DnaJ family domain-containing protein encodes MTERKPPGMTWETWIDRQIREAQDRGEFDGLALEGRPIPGLDRPRDPDWWHKSLLRREGVQQLPTTLRVRKELEDSLAAIAASEDELEVREIITAINRRIRDVNRLASSGPPSNLVPLDEERVVRTWAEGRAS; translated from the coding sequence GTGACCGAGCGCAAGCCGCCCGGGATGACCTGGGAGACCTGGATCGACCGCCAGATCCGCGAGGCGCAGGACCGCGGGGAGTTCGACGGCCTGGCCCTCGAGGGTCGACCCATCCCCGGGCTCGACCGCCCACGCGACCCCGACTGGTGGCACAAGAGCCTCCTGCGCCGCGAGGGCGTCCAACAGCTCCCCACCACCCTGCGGGTGCGCAAGGAGCTCGAGGACTCCCTCGCCGCCATCGCCGCGAGCGAGGACGAGCTCGAGGTGCGCGAGATCATCACCGCCATCAACCGGCGCATCCGGGACGTGAACCGCCTGGCCAGCAGCGGCCCGCCCTCGAACCTCGTGCCGCTCGACGAGGAGCGGGTGGTGCGCACCTGGGCCGAGGGTCGAGCGAGCTAG
- a CDS encoding response regulator transcription factor, with the protein MSEHHPVRVAIVDDYDVVIAGLAHMFDHYRDRIEVVEMTTGELGEGDVDVVLLDTFAQPEAGDGDLQVLVENPAARHVAVYTWVFDEVVVKEALHVGASGYLAKTLPAGELVEAIERVAAGEIVVSDPPPARTPVGQDWPGREEGLSEREAEVVALIAQGLSNAQIAERTYLSVNSIKTYIRTAYAKMGVTSRTQAVLWAIDHGFELQGRRIDLWR; encoded by the coding sequence ATGAGCGAACACCACCCGGTGCGCGTCGCCATCGTCGACGACTACGACGTCGTGATCGCCGGCCTGGCGCACATGTTCGACCACTACCGCGACCGCATCGAGGTGGTCGAGATGACGACCGGCGAGCTCGGGGAGGGCGACGTCGACGTCGTCCTGCTCGACACCTTCGCCCAGCCGGAGGCGGGCGACGGCGACCTCCAGGTGCTCGTCGAGAACCCTGCGGCACGTCACGTCGCCGTCTACACCTGGGTGTTCGACGAGGTCGTGGTGAAGGAGGCGCTCCACGTCGGCGCCTCGGGCTACCTGGCGAAGACGCTCCCCGCCGGCGAGCTCGTCGAGGCGATCGAGCGCGTCGCCGCCGGCGAGATCGTCGTGAGCGACCCACCGCCCGCCCGCACGCCCGTCGGTCAGGACTGGCCGGGGCGCGAGGAGGGCCTGAGCGAGCGCGAGGCGGAGGTCGTCGCCCTGATCGCCCAGGGCCTCAGCAACGCCCAGATCGCCGAGCGCACGTACCTCAGCGTCAACTCGATCAAGACCTACATCCGGACGGCCTACGCCAAGATGGGCGTCACGAGCCGCACGCAGGCCGTGCTGTGGGCGATCGACCACGGCTTCGAGCTCCAGGGCCGCCGCATCGACCTCTGGCGCTGA
- a CDS encoding DUF302 domain-containing protein, protein MVYEETVVLRVGFDEALAQVKEAFAEQGFGTLTEIDVQQVLRTKIGKEMGRYVIVGACNPELASQALDEVPQIGVLLPCNVVVRESPDGVLVEAMDPGVMATVTGHEGMRPIADDARRRVSDALDRLQATAL, encoded by the coding sequence GTGGTCTACGAGGAGACGGTCGTCCTGAGGGTGGGCTTCGACGAGGCCCTGGCCCAGGTGAAGGAGGCGTTCGCCGAGCAGGGCTTCGGCACGCTGACCGAGATCGACGTCCAGCAGGTCCTGCGGACGAAGATCGGCAAGGAGATGGGCCGCTACGTCATCGTCGGGGCCTGCAACCCGGAGCTGGCGTCGCAGGCGCTCGACGAGGTGCCCCAGATCGGCGTGCTCCTGCCCTGCAACGTGGTCGTGCGCGAGTCGCCCGACGGCGTGCTCGTCGAGGCGATGGACCCGGGGGTCATGGCGACGGTGACGGGGCACGAGGGGATGCGCCCCATCGCCGACGACGCCCGCCGCCGGGTGAGCGACGCGCTCGACCGCCTCCAGGCCACCGCTCTCTGA
- a CDS encoding SCO2583/SCO2584 N-terminal domain-containing protein, with the protein MDDDDPFDGVSFDEGFVRGGRREPSAAERLERAAREREVIELEAERRRLERAARRRRRRPGAVMRRHLRLVPAVAFLVVLALAAWQLNREGSTTGTLWLAGPEVGAPVAGGRPTPRAAPSDAPLGVPPVATGTGAHVFMSVQPGGLDPVAYDPCRPISVVINGRTAPPSAEGLVAEALQITSEATGLRFELEGITDEPPVAQRSAFQEDRYGDRWAPVLIAWTDPAEVPELGGDVAGIGGSSWIDAARGGPAVYVSGIVALDGPQLASIIDGVDGRAQALGVVLHELGHLVGLGHVDDPGQLMHPVGQYQITTFQDGDLAGLARLGAGACVGEL; encoded by the coding sequence ATGGACGACGACGACCCCTTCGACGGCGTCAGCTTCGACGAGGGCTTCGTGCGCGGCGGGCGACGGGAGCCGTCGGCGGCCGAGCGGCTCGAGCGGGCAGCCCGAGAGCGCGAGGTGATCGAGCTGGAGGCCGAGCGGCGGCGGCTGGAGAGGGCCGCCCGGCGACGCCGCCGACGGCCCGGCGCGGTCATGCGTCGCCACCTGCGCCTCGTGCCGGCGGTGGCGTTCCTCGTCGTCCTCGCCCTCGCGGCGTGGCAGCTGAACCGGGAGGGGTCGACCACCGGGACGCTGTGGCTCGCGGGCCCGGAGGTCGGCGCGCCCGTCGCCGGCGGTCGTCCCACCCCGCGCGCCGCGCCGAGCGACGCCCCCCTCGGTGTGCCACCGGTCGCCACCGGCACCGGCGCCCACGTGTTCATGAGCGTCCAGCCGGGCGGGCTCGATCCGGTGGCCTACGACCCGTGCCGGCCGATCAGCGTCGTCATCAACGGTCGCACCGCACCGCCGTCGGCCGAGGGGCTCGTCGCCGAGGCGCTGCAGATCACCTCGGAGGCCACCGGCCTGCGGTTCGAGCTCGAGGGCATCACCGACGAGCCCCCGGTCGCGCAGCGGTCGGCCTTCCAGGAGGACCGCTACGGCGATCGTTGGGCCCCTGTGCTCATCGCGTGGACCGACCCCGCCGAGGTGCCCGAGCTCGGCGGCGACGTGGCGGGGATCGGTGGCAGCTCGTGGATCGACGCCGCACGCGGCGGACCGGCGGTCTACGTCTCGGGCATCGTCGCCCTCGACGGTCCGCAGCTCGCGAGCATCATCGACGGGGTCGACGGCCGGGCCCAGGCGCTCGGCGTCGTGCTCCACGAGCTCGGGCACCTCGTCGGGCTGGGACACGTCGACGATCCCGGCCAGCTGATGCACCCGGTGGGGCAGTACCAGATCACGACGTTCCAGGACGGCGACCTGGCCGGGCTGGCCCGGCTCGGCGCCGGGGCGTGCGTCGGGGAGCTCTAG